The stretch of DNA CCCATAGAAAAGCCCCTATCCTGGGCTGATAAGGGAATAGATGCGTTTAATTTCATGAAGAGCACCCCAATTTTGTGGACAAGCGCTTTCGCTGTACTAGCCCACTACAAACCCAAGCTTGCTGGTAAGGTGCTTACCGTAGGCTGGGGTACTGTCAAGCTTCTGAAAGGTGCTAAGAGTCTTCTGTAGCTAGAACTTAAGCAACTAAAACCGTCTTATTGGCAATTCCGGTTTGGCTCAAGATCTTGCTTCCATTTAAGCCATCGATTTCTAGCAAGGTCAAAGCGCCAGCAACATCAAAGCCAGCTTTTTTCAGTAGTTTGCTAGCCGCAATGATGGTGCCCCCAGTGGCCAGCACATCATCCACAATCAAAATACGCGCACCTGCTGGCAAAGTAGATTGTGCAATTTCCAGAGAATCTAAACCATATTCCAGCCCATAAGACTCTCGGTGGCTGGCCAAAGGCAGCTTATTGGGTTTTCGGGCTAAAGCGAGGCCCTTATGGGCCTGATAGGCGAGGGCAGTGCCAAAAATAAAACCTCGTGATTCAATACCTAAAATATGGCTGTAATCAAACTGCTGTGCAAGGGCCTCTAGCTGTAGCGTAGCCTCCTTAAATGCATTCGGGTTGGCTAATAAAGGGGAGATATCCCTAAAGAGGATCCCCGGCTTTGGAAAGTCCGGAACTCCGGGTAGATAATCTAATAAATTCATTATTGGCTGATATGAAAACACAATTGCTTATTATTACCGCATTAGAGTCCGAGCTGGATAAAAGCGCATTGCCCGCCGGTGTCGATATTGTGTATTCCGGGGTCGGAAAAATCAACGCAACGGCAGCAAGCTTGCAGGCTATCCATCAATATCAGCCTCAACGGATAGTGAACTTTGGGACCGTTGGAAAAATCAACTCTGCTCTAGAAGGTTTACTGGAAATCGGTAGGGTGATTCAGCGCGACATGATGACAGTACCTTTGGCTCCACGAGGGCAGACCCCGTTTTGCTCAAAACCGTCTCAATATTTATCACTTGGCGGTGAGCATACTTGCGGAACTGGTGATAGTTTTGTAACGGCTCATGATTCTTGGTTGATATCTCAGGGTATTGATGTGGTGGATATGGAGTTATTTGCTATCGCCAATATTGCTTATCAATTTAATATCCCATGGCAATCATTTAAATACGTGACCGATGATGCTAATGCAGACTCTGGAAACGAATGGACTCACCGCGTTAATCACGGTCAAGAACTCTATTTAGCCAAGCTTAAAGACTTGATGAGCGCTTAAAGCAGGCCCAACACAATTACCTATTTAACTGCGCAGATGAATACTCAAAAACCTTGGCTGAAAAACTATCTCGAGGGCGTTCCTCATGAGATTGATTTGGCAGGGTACACATCGATTGTTGGTTTCATAGAAGAATCTTTTGCTAAGTACCCAGATCGCATAGCAATAGAGTCGATGGGCCACAAAATCAGCTACCGTCAACTTGATATCCTGTCCAAGGACTTTGCTGCTTATTTGCAAACTTTAGGTTTGGAGGCGGGCTCGCGTATCGCCATCATGTTTCCAAATGTTCCACAGTACTTAATTGCAATGTTCGGTACGCTGCGCGCTGGCTATGTCGTTGTGAATATAAATCCGCTATACACCGCCAGAGAGCTCGAGCATCAATTACAAGATAGCAGTGCATCTATTTTGGTGATGCTAGAAAACTTTGCTCACGTGTATCAGGAGATTGCAGATCAGGCACTTGTCAAGAAGGTGATTGTGAGTAGCTTGGGTGAGAGCCTGGGCCCTAAAGGCGTTATCATCAATTTAGTCGCTCGCCATATTAAAAAGCTCATCCCACATTGGAATTTTCCTTGTGTCAAATTTAATCAGGCCCTGAAGATAGGCGCTGGCCATGGCTTTACTAGGCCCACTTTAGAGCAGGACGATATCGCGTTTTTGCAATACACGGGAGGCACTACGGGAGTCTCTAAGGGTGCAGTTTTATTGCATCGTAATATATTAGCCAACATCATTCAAATTGAATCTTGGCTTGAACCCGCATTGAAAAATCGGCAGCAGCAGTTAGTTTTTTGTGTGCCTTGCCCATGACTCACATCTTTGCTCTGACTGCCTGTGGTCTACTTGGAATACGTAAGGGCGCTCAATTATTATTAGTCGCCAATCCCCGTGATATCACTGGCTTTATCAAGTTCTTAATGAAGCACCCTGATATCAATATTTTCCCGGGTGTCAATACGCTATTTCATGCTTTGATACACCGTCCAGAATTTAAGCAGGTACGCCTACCTAATCTCTTGGTCACGATCGGCGGTGGCATGGCGGTTCAAAAGAAGACGGCTGAACTTTGGCAGCAAATGATGGGGGTACCGATTGCTCAGGGATACGGGCTATCGGAAACTTCACCAGTAGTGTGTGTCAATACTCCATTCGTAAAGGAATTTACTGGATCCATTGGTATGCCAGTGCCAAGTACGGATGTAGTGATAGTTGGTGATGATGGAATAGAGGTTCCATTTGGCACGCCCGGAGAAATTTGTATTCAGGGTCCGCAGGTGATGGCAGGTTACTGGAATAGGCCTGAAGAGAC from Polynucleobacter duraquae encodes:
- a CDS encoding YqjK-like family protein; translation: MMSQRLAELQARQRVLQERAAQERADFALHFEPIEKPLSWADKGIDAFNFMKSTPILWTSAFAVLAHYKPKLAGKVLTVGWGTVKLLKGAKSLL
- a CDS encoding adenine phosphoribosyltransferase; the protein is MNLLDYLPGVPDFPKPGILFRDISPLLANPNAFKEATLQLEALAQQFDYSHILGIESRGFIFGTALAYQAHKGLALARKPNKLPLASHRESYGLEYGLDSLEIAQSTLPAGARILIVDDVLATGGTIIAASKLLKKAGFDVAGALTLLEIDGLNGSKILSQTGIANKTVLVA
- a CDS encoding 5'-methylthioadenosine nucleosidase yields the protein MKTQLLIITALESELDKSALPAGVDIVYSGVGKINATAASLQAIHQYQPQRIVNFGTVGKINSALEGLLEIGRVIQRDMMTVPLAPRGQTPFCSKPSQYLSLGGEHTCGTGDSFVTAHDSWLISQGIDVVDMELFAIANIAYQFNIPWQSFKYVTDDANADSGNEWTHRVNHGQELYLAKLKDLMSA